The DNA segment GCTGAGTACAAGAAAGAGGATATACCAAAGGAATATAGGAAGAGTTATGAGGAATTTAGGACAAAGCTTGTTGAAACAATTTGTGAGGCAGAGGATAGTCTTTTAGAGAAGTATCTAGAAGGTGAGGATATAAGTAAACAAGAGCTAATTAGTGGCATTAGGGAAGGAACAATAAGCAAGAAATTTGTTCCTGTTTTGTGTGGTTCGGCAACTAAGAATATTGGTGCCAAACTTTTATTAAATGCTATTATTGATTACTTGCCTTCACCATTAGAGAGGGAATATAAAGAGGGGAAAGATTTAAAAAGTGGTGAAAATATTTTAATTGACCCTAAAGATAAAAATTTTAGTGCCTTTGCATTTAAAACCTTTATTGATCCATATTCGGGAAAATTAACACTATTTAGGGTTTATTCTGGTCAATTGGAGAGTGATAGTGAGATATACAATCCCAATAAGGGTGTAACTGAGAAGATAACACAATTACAATTAATGCAGGGCAAAAATTATATAAAGACTGCTAAAGTTTTTGCAGGCCAGATTGCAATGACTAGTAAACTGAAAAATACTGAAACCTTTGATACCCTTTGTGATAAAAATAAACTAGTTATATTTAGTCCTCCTGAGATTTCTGAGCCTGTTATAACTTTTTCGCTAAAACCAAAGTCAAAGGAAGATGAAGACAAGGTGAGCAGTGCTTTACATAAGCTAATCGATGAAGATAAAGGAATTAGAATATCTAGAGATGAACAATCAGGTGATATTTTAATAAGTGGAATGGGACAATTGCATATTGAGGCAGTTTTAGAAAAAATGAATAAGAAATTTAATGTAAGCGTTACTTTACAGACGCCAAAAGTACCCTATAAAGAGACAATTAAAATAAACGCAAAAGGACAAGGTAAATATAAAAAGCAGTCAGGTGGACGTGGTCAATATGGTGATGTGTGGATAGAATTAGAGCCTTTAGAAAGAGGAAAAGGTTTTGAGTTTGTAGATAAAATATTTGGTGGTGCCATACCAAAAAATTTTATTCCCTCAGTAGAGAAAGGTATAGTTGAAGCTGCAAAATTAGGTGTTGTCGCAGGATTTCCTATGGTTGATTTTAGGGCTATTCTTTATGATGGTAGTTATCACTCAGTTGATTCCTCTGATATTGCATTCCAGATTGCCGCTTCAATGGCGTTTAAAAATGTTGCAGCCCGTGCTAATCCAGTGATTTTAGAGCCTATAATGAAAATAGAGGTATTTGTGCCAGAGGAATGTGTTGGCTCAGTTATTGGTGATTTAAACTCAAGAAGAGGTAGAATTGAAAATGTTGAACCCCATAAGGATGGTGCGCATATAAAAGGGAAGGTACCTATGGCCGAGGTTTTAAAATATGCACCTGATTTAAGAAGCATGACAGGAGGGAGGGGTTATTTTACAATGGAATTAAGCCATTATGAAGAAGTACCCCCTTCTATTGCTGAGAAGATAATTGAAGAGGCAAAGAATAAAGAAAAAATTAGTAAATGATAGAGATTGATTTACTTAAGTTTATTGATAAAAGTTATTCTGAAATAGATGAAATTCTACATAAAAAGGGTGGTTATGAGGAAGAATTAGAAGAGAAAAAAGAGATTAAAGGGGCGTTAGATAAAAAAAGTGTTTTTCGTCCTTTTAAATATGCTTCGATCATTCTGATTTTATGTATTGTTGTTTTTATCTGTTTTAAATTTTTATATCCAAGAATAATGGATGTATTTAATAATTCTAAACCCACCACTAGAGAAGTAGCTGAGGTTGTAAATGAAAAATTGACTGAGGATACAGAAGTAACACAAAAGCTTCAAGATCAACTAGAAAATAAAAACAATAATGAGATAGTGGTAGCAACAATTGATTTTTTGGTGGATAATTTATCTGAGTATGTTCCAAGTGACAGTGCTAATGACAAAGTAAATATTGATAGTGAAAAAGTTAAAGAAGAAGTTAGAAAGGCTTTATACAAAGTAAAGCTTTATTATATTAAAAAAGCTGATTTAGATAGAATAAATAGTTTTG comes from the Deferribacterota bacterium genome and includes:
- a CDS encoding SPOR domain-containing protein; translated protein: MIEIDLLKFIDKSYSEIDEILHKKGGYEEELEEKKEIKGALDKKSVFRPFKYASIILILCIVVFICFKFLYPRIMDVFNNSKPTTREVAEVVNEKLTEDTEVTQKLQDQLENKNNNEIVVATIDFLVDNLSEYVPSDSANDKVNIDSEKVKEEVRKALYKVKLYYIKKADLDRINSFASMNNLNVEKLGTNVNSYSVWSLYVPKKGTNKYIGEREVAFIKSFKNKKEAIDYAKNKGVNAIIVKESRKKYSYDVIVEGFNNKEDANDFINEFNIEREKIRIERIKTK
- a CDS encoding elongation factor G; protein product: AEYKKEDIPKEYRKSYEEFRTKLVETICEAEDSLLEKYLEGEDISKQELISGIREGTISKKFVPVLCGSATKNIGAKLLLNAIIDYLPSPLEREYKEGKDLKSGENILIDPKDKNFSAFAFKTFIDPYSGKLTLFRVYSGQLESDSEIYNPNKGVTEKITQLQLMQGKNYIKTAKVFAGQIAMTSKLKNTETFDTLCDKNKLVIFSPPEISEPVITFSLKPKSKEDEDKVSSALHKLIDEDKGIRISRDEQSGDILISGMGQLHIEAVLEKMNKKFNVSVTLQTPKVPYKETIKINAKGQGKYKKQSGGRGQYGDVWIELEPLERGKGFEFVDKIFGGAIPKNFIPSVEKGIVEAAKLGVVAGFPMVDFRAILYDGSYHSVDSSDIAFQIAASMAFKNVAARANPVILEPIMKIEVFVPEECVGSVIGDLNSRRGRIENVEPHKDGAHIKGKVPMAEVLKYAPDLRSMTGGRGYFTMELSHYEEVPPSIAEKIIEEAKNKEKISK